In the genome of Leptotrichia sp. HSP-536, the window GTGCTACTTTTTCTCCCTGATTTGCAGCCTTTAAACAATATTTTTCATATAGCTTTTCATCTTTGCCCATGTAAAAAGTAGATAACATCGTTGAAGCTGTTGGAACATAATCTTCTATTCGTTCAAAATACAATTTTGAAACTTCTGGATAAAATTCCCATGTATCCATTCCCAGCTGCATCATTTCATCAATTTGTTCTTTTGTTAAATTTTCTCCTGCCTTATTTATATGTTCTCTTGCAATCTTTAAATATTTTTCTTCTTCGTTATCCTTATTCCGAAATTTATCTATTATTTTTCCAAATATTCCCAATTATTTCACCATCCAGTTCTTGCACTATACAAGTACAATTTCTTATTCATGTTCCTTACAGCTCATTTCTTCAACTACAAGTTTAAACACACAAACTGCCTTCAACATTCTCTCATCAAATTCCCATTCTGCTTTTCCAGTATTATGTTTCATCAATTCCATCAACGCCTTCATTTTTTCCTGTGAATCTTCAATAATGTCAACTTTCCCATTTCCGATTACACTTTGAAATCTAGCAGTATAATTGCAGGCTTTATCGCCTTTTGTGTAAATTTTGTGATTGGTGTCGAGTTCAAATCCTGCATAGTTATTTTCTTTTATTATATCAAGTTTTCGTCCTGTTCTTGCACCATGAAAGTAAAATGTATAGTTTCCGTTTTCTTCGGTAAAGCCAAAATTTAGTGGGACAATGTAGACTTTTCCGTTGTCATTTAAGCCAAGACGGCAACAGTCACAGGCTTTTATAATTTCTTTTATTTTTTCATTGTCTTTAATTTCTCTGTCCCGTCTTCGCATTTTTATTTTTGTATTTCCCATTTTTGTATCCTTTTTCTAAAATAATCCTGAAATTACCCCATTTTCATCTATGTCAATTAACTCTGCCGCCGGCTTTCTCGGTAATCCTGGCATATCTATAATTTCTCCAGCCATTGCTACCAAGAATCCTGCTCCAGCTGATAATCTTACTTCGTTGATTGTAATTGTGAAGCCTGTTGGTCGTCCCAGCAGATTCGGGTTGTCTGACAATGATTTTTGTGTTTTTGAGATACATATTGGCAATTTATCGTAGCCGTTTTCTACGTATTTTTTAATATTGTTAAGTGCTTTTGGTGCAAAGTTCACTCCATCTGCTCCGTAAATTTCTTTTGCTATTTTTTCAATTTTTTCCTGAATTGACAAGTTCAAATCATAAAGTGGAGTGTATTTTTTGTCTGATTTTTCATTCTTTTCAATGGCGTTCATAACTTTTTCCACAAGTTCTTTTCCACCTTCTCCACCTTTTTCCCAGATTTCGCAGTTGGCAATTTCCACATCCATTTTTGCACAAAAATCTTTTATCACTTGAATTTCAGCGTCAGTATCAGTTATAAATTTGTTAATTGCCACAACAACTGGCAAATTGTACTTTTGCATGCTTTCAATATGTTTTTCAAGGTTTACAAGCCCTTTTGTCAATGTTTTGATATTTTCCGACTTCAAGTCCTTATCTCCACCATGATGCTTTAACGCACGAACTGTTGCAACAATTACAATAACATTCGGCTCCAAGTTCCCAAGCCTAGCTTTTATATCTAAAAATTTCTCAGCACCCAAATCAGCTGCAAATCCAGCTTCCGTAACCACGTAATCTGACAATTTCAATGCCATTTTTGTAGCTAATAACGAATTACATCCATGTGCAATATTTGCAAAAGGCCCACCGTGAATAAATACAGGCGTGTTTTCCAAAGTCTGTACCAAATTAGGCTTTATCGCATCTTTTAGCAATGCCGCTACTGCCCCTTGAATGTTAAGCTGCTTAACTTTAAGCATTTCCCCTTTTCTGTTGTATGCGAAAACTATTTCGCCAATTCTTTCCTTCAAGTCAGTAATAGAGTCAGCAAGACAGAAAATCGCCATAATTTCCGAAGCAACCGTTATCTGAAACGAATTTTCACGAGGCACGCCATTCACTTTTGGCCCAAGCCCAACGACAACGCTTCTTAAATTTCTGTCATTCATATCAAGCACACGTTTAAAAGTAATATTATTCACATCAATATCAAGTTCATTTCCAAAATGTATATGATTGTCAATGCACGCAGAAATCAAGTTATGTGCAGCTGAAATTGCATGAATATCCCCTGTAAAATGTAAATTTATCTCTTCCATTGGAACAACTTGCGACATTCCACCGCCAGCAGCTCCACCTTTCATCCCAAACACAGGTCCCAAAGACGGCTCCCTAAGTGCAGCAATCGACTTGTACCCAAACTTATTTAACGCCTGAGTCAATCCAACAGTAACAGTAGACTTCCCTTCCCCTGGAGGCGTAGGAGTAACAGCCGTCATCAAAATTAACTTCCCATCTTTTTTCTCTGCATTTCTCTTTAACACTTCCAAACTAACCTTAGCCTTATACTTCCCATACGGCTCAAAATCATCCTCTGTAAGTCCAATACTTTCTGCAATCTCACCAATTTTTTTCAATTTCGCATTTTGAGCAATTTCAATATCTGTCATCCTTATATCCTCCTGTATTTTTTATTATTTATATAAAAATCGAAAAAGCCACGAATTGTTAATTAAAAGACTTTTCCGATATTCATTTATAATTTGTTCACTTTTTATAACTTTTTCTTTAGAAATTCATATTAGTTCTTAACTTCTACAACTGAGGCTATTTTTCTAAATTAACCTACAATTCTAAATAACATTATATTATCATAAATACATCATATTATATCTTTTTATAAATGTCAATATTTTTAACTACAATTCGTCTTTTTCATTTTTCAAAAAACCTGTCTTTACAAGGATAAATACGAGATTTAATCTTCATTTTTGGAAGAATGCAAAATAACGGAGAATTAAATTATATTAAAGATAACAGTCAAAATAGAGATAAAATTCTATAACAATTAATTTGGTAGTTTTATGAATCTAATTTTAAGGCTTAACGCAAAACTTTCTTATAAAGAAAAAATAAAACTCGTTTCGTAAAACTACGCTCACTCTCGCAAGCAAAAGTTATTTTTACATAAATAAGTTTTATCATTATAAAAATTATGGCGAAAGAAATACATTCGTATTTAGTTATTTTTCCTTTAACAAAATTTTGCTTATTTAATATTTTCAAATAATTAAAATATAATTTTCATTTTTCAAACAGATTCTAGTATAAATAGCCCGTCGGAGCATTTTTCTGTGCTAGCAAAACTGTCTGAGCATGGCGAGTTTTTTGTCAGTGCAGAAAAATGTCGTAGACTAGCCATAGGTTGTAGGATTTGTGGCAATGAGCAATCCTACGAAAATAAAAAGAAAAAACATAATAATATGAAAAAATATTTATTAATCAAAATATCTAAAGAATAATTTAATTGAATGATTATGAACTATGTATTAAACAACCCTACTATAAAAATTTATTCCTATTTTTAAATGAAATTTAGTATAAGATATTTTATGCTTAAAAAATATAGACTAAAATGTTGTCAATATTGAAAACGGAATTAATTTTATTCTATTGTATAGTTGTCAAACATTTGTTACAAAAACTTTAAAAATAAATAGAAAAGTTATCTTACTAATGTCTTAGCCTAATTGTTTGTCCTGTATTCTTTCAGCATTTCATTTGGACTTTTAAAATTTAATACTTTTCTTGATATATTATTGTATCTGCTGCAATATCTTTTTACTGGCCTTCTTAATTTTTCCAGACTTCTAAATCTTTTTCCTAAATAATAATTGCTGTCCAGCCTGTGGCTCCTTTCCACTTTCCCATTCTGCCACGGCGAATACGGTCTTGTTGTCATGTATTCTATCCCTAGTTCTTCCAGCTTTAGCTCAAATAGTGTCTTTTTGCCATTTTCCGCATTCGTAAACTCCCTGCCGTTATCACTTTGTATTTTTTCTATTTTAAAGCCCAGCTCCGCTTCAAGCGTTTCTAGAAATTTTGTCGTCTGGTATGTACTTTTTTCATCCACTATTCTTAATACCTCTTCCTTGTATACTCATCTATTGCCGTTATCTGATAGTAATTCTGGTCATTCATTCCAAAACATATGCATTCTCTTGGAACATATTTTATGTCTATCTGAACCTTTTCGCCAGGATATGCAGCCTGCTTCACTTTTTTGTGCTTTTGTAAAGCCTTTTAGGCTTTTTGGGCTTATTATCCCTAATTTTTCTTATTATTTTGCACATAGTTCCATAAGAACGGCTGTATCCCAGTTTTCTAGCTTCGGTATATACCTGTGCCAGTCCTTCATATGAAAATCTCCTGTATTTTTTCATAATTAAATCTATTTCTTCCTGAGTATGTTGATTTGGATGACTTTTAGGTCTTCTGCTTTTTGGCATCAGTGACTGCACTGTTCCGTCATATCTGTCACGCCATCTCTTAATCTGCTGTCTTGATGTCTTATATTTTAATGCCGCCTTTGAATTATTGTTATATTTTATTGCATACTCAACTGCCCGTTGACGAACACGGTACTCTTCTGATATACTATTCATAGAAAGGTTTCTCCTTATGTAGTTTTGGTCAGCTTACATTATATCAGAAACCTTTCTTTTTTTCTTCTTTTTTGTCACATATGTATTGTACCACGACATTTTCTAAAATAATGTCTGCTGATTTGTAGCTGATAAATCCTTCAAGCACTCATATTCCTTCATCAAATCCACAACCGTCTTATTCAATTTCGTACGTTTTACCAAATCCTCAATTGACAAAAAACTAGATTCTTTCCGCTCGGCAACTACCTTTTCAGCAACAGATTCCCCCAGTCCATCCACCGCAATTAACGGCATTCTGATTTTCCCGTCCTGTATTGTGAAAAGTTTCGCTTCAGATTTATAAATATCAATTTTTTCCAGCTCAATTTTACGGTAGTGCATTTCAATTAAAATTTCATATAAAAATAATTCCTGTTTTTCCTTCGCATTTAAAGTTCCTTTTCTGTCCATTTCCATTTTCGCACGTTTCAATTCCTCTACTGGTCTGAACATTGTCGTCATTTTAAAATCACCAACTTTTCTATTTAGGAAAGCTGTGTAAAATTCTATTGGATAATGCACTTTAAAATAAGCGATTCTTACTGCCATCATTACATAAGCCACCGCATGCCCTTTTGGGAACATATATTTTATTTTTTCGCATGAATCAATGTACCACTGCTCTACACCGTGTTCCTTCATCGTTTTAGAAAATTCTCTCCATTTTTCAGGATTTTTCGTAGGCTGTCCTTTTCTGACAAATTCCATTATTGAAAAGGCTAATGATTTATCCAGTCCATCGTCAATCAGCTTATTCATAATGTCATCCCGTACCGTGATAATCTGACTCAAGGTTGCAATTCCACTTCTTACGTAATCCTGTGCATTATTCAGCCAAACGTCTGTTCCGTGTGAAAGTCCAGAAATTCTGACTAATTCCGCAAAAGTTTTTGGACGTGTGTCAACTAGCATCTGTTTTACGAAAGATGTACCAAATTCAGGTATTCCTGATGTACCTGTCGGAGAGCCGATTTCATCTGGAGTTACACCAAGTGCTTCTGTACCGCTGAATAAACTCATTACTTGCTTATCATCAAGCGGAATCGTATAAATATCAACACCTGTCAAATCCTGCAAAATTCTAAGCGTTGTTGGATCATCGTGTCCCAGTATATCCAGTTTTACAAGCTGTTCGTCCATTACGTGATAATCGAAATGGGTTGTTTTTGAAGTAGCTTTCATATCATTGGCAGGACGCTGGATTGGGCAGAAGTCGTAAATTGACTTGTCTTTCGGAACTACTATCATTCCGCCAGGATGCTGTCCAGTTGTTTTTCTAGCCCCTTCACAGCCTTTTGCAATTCTCATAACTTCTGCTTTTCTTTCCTTTATTTCAGGTGTTCCTTCCACTTCTTCAAGATATTTTTTCACATATCCAAAAGCATTCTTTTCAGCAAGTGTAGAAATCGTTCCCGCACGAAAGACATTGTCGCTTCCAAACAGCTCTTCCGTATATTTATGAATCTCCCCCTGATATTCCCCAGAAAAGTTTAAGTCAATATCCGGCACTTTATCTCCATTGAATCCCATAAACACTTCAAATGGGATAGCGTGTCCATCTTTTATATATTTTGTACCGCATTCTGGACAATTTTTATCAGGATAGTCAACTCCGCTTCCTTCCTCATTCATAAATTCCGTATGCTTACATTTAGGACATCTGTAATGCGGATAAAGTCCGTTCACTTCGGTAATTCCCATAAGATAGGCAACAATTGAAGAACCGACCGAACCACGTGAACCTACAAGATAGCCCGCATCTACCGATTTATGTACAAGTTTTTGTGCAATCAGATAAAGTACAGCAAATCCATTTTGAATAATCGAATTAAGCTCTTTTTCCACTCTTTCTTTCAAATCTGGGTCAATATTTTCGCCATAAAGCTCTTTCAGCTTACTATAAGTCATTTTCCTTACTTCATCTTCAGCACCTTCGATTTTCGGTGGATAGAATCCAGTCGGAATTGGTCGCACTTGTTCTATCATATCACTGATTCTATGTGTATTTTCCACAACGACTTCCTGAGCCGTTTCTTCTCCCAGATATTTAAACTCTTCCAGCATTTCTTCTGTAGTTTTGAAATAAAGTTTTCTGTCAAAAAATTCATATTCTTTAACGCCTTCTGCAACTTCAGTTTTCCACATTGTTCCGCTTCCCAGAAGCAAGATATTCCTGTTAATCACTTCCCGCTCTTCCAGATAGTGAGCATCTCCTGTCGCAACCACAATTTTATTCAGTTTTTTCCCAAGTTCGCAAAAATATTTGTTCATCTCCCTGATTATATCGTAATTTTCAATTTCCTTGCTTCTTTTTTCTACTCTGTCAGTATAATTTGCAACAGGCTGAATTTCAATGTAGTCATAAAATTTTGCTTTTTCTTCAATATCATCTTTTTCAGTTCCACGTAAATAAAGATTTACCAATTCACCCCTATTTCTTTCAGAAGCCGAAGCAGAACTTGCAATTAACAAATTTTCTCTCATGCTGTTTAATAAGCTTTTTGGTATTCTAGGTCTTTTTTTTCCAAAAAATTCTATATGTGAACGTGATACAAGCTCGTACAAATCACGAAGCCCAGCCTGATTTTTGACCAAAATCATTGTATTCAATGTTTCCGAATTTTGAATATTCGGCTGTAAATCCGTATTAATTTCAATCAGTTTCAAAATTCCCTTGCTTAAAATCATATTTAAAAATTTCTGAAAAACTTCCGCAGTCGCCTTCGCATCATCAACAGCCCTGTGATGTGTTTCAAGTGTAATTCCAAAATATTTTACCAGATTGGCAAGCCCATATCCTCTCAATTCTGGAAGCAATGTTCTAGCCAAAGGCAACGTATCAATTACGCTTGGAGAATACTCAAGTCCTTGCTCAATGGTTTTTTGCTTGATAAATCCCACGTCAAATTTTGCATTGTGAGCAACTACTGTCGTACCTGTGCAAAATTCCAAAAATCTTGGCAGTACAGTTTCTATTTTTTCAGCATTTGCAACCATTTCGTCAGTAATCGTTGTAAGTTCCGTTATTTTTTGAGGAATTGGAATTTCAGGATTTACAAATTCAGAAAATTCTCCGATAACTTCCCTTCCACGCATTTTTACAGCCCCAATTTCAATTATCTTGTCATTAAACGGATCAAATCCAGTCGTTTCAATATCGAATACAACATAAATTTCATCTTCAATCATCTTGTTCTTAGGATTTGTAATCAAGTCCTGCTCATCATCGACTACATACGCCTCCATCCCAAAAATAACCTTAAAATCCTCATTTGCCTCCTTAAATGCAAACGGAAATGAATGCACTACTCCGTAATCTGTCACAGCAATCCCGCTATGTCCAAATTCTTTCGCTCTTTTTGCATAATCCTTGATTGACATAACTCCGCTCATTTCGCTCATATTTGTATGTGCATGAAGTTCTATTCTTTTTTTTTGAGCATTGTCTTCTTTTTTCACATCTTTGGAGTCAATAGCTTCCACTTTCTGAGTTCTTATATATTTTTCCCCAGTGTACATATCCGATTCAAATGTTCCTGTAACTTTTACCCAGTCGCCAAGCTTAACCTGAACATCTTTTTTTGTATTGAAGAAAATTCTGCAGCTAACGGAATTTGTATAATCTGTAATCATAAAATCACACATTAATTTCCCATTTTTAGTTTCTCTCATATCCAAATTAAAGATTTTACCTTCCAATGCAACATTTTCTCCATCATTCAAAATATCAAGCGCAGAAAAAGCCACTGCATCCATATCAGGAATTTTTTTTCGTCTAAATCCATTTCCATTATTATTACCATTATTGTTATTATTACTGAAACCACCATTTGAAAAATTACCATTGCTATTCCCGTTGTTAAAATTTCCGTTACTATTTTCATATTGAGGCAATTCGCTGGATTTTATTGAATTTAATTCATTTTGAGCTTTTATTTTTTCTTTAATTTCTTTAAAATCCCCATTTACAAACTCAATTTTTATTAAATTGTCCACACAATCATGAATCCTTTGCGTAAGCCTGTCCTTAATTTCAACTCTTTTTGCCTCTTCTATCAAATGATGTGACGGCAATTTTATAAATATTGTATCTTCCAGACTTTCAACTTCATAACTTGCAAAAATGTACTGGTATCTCTGGCTTTCACATTTATAACTTTCAATTGCAAATTTTATAAAGCCAACAACATCCTTTTTTATCAGTTCTGAATTAATATCCATCTTCATCCGCAATTTCAATCCTTCAGATTCAAAGTTTTTATAAAGCAGCTGCTTCAAATCCTGTATTTCACTATCCGCATTAAAGCTATTAACTTTTATAAATACCTGCATTTCTTTTTTTCTGGAAAATAGGCTAACATATTCAATTTCAAAATTTCTAATTTCATATTTTCTGGAAAAATCTTCTGAAGGCTTGATTTTTAAATATTTTGTACTCATTTTATCCCCTCAATCTCTGATTTAAACAAAATCTATTTCTCGTTTTTCTCCACAATCACTTTCAACGAATGCCAACTAAGCGTTGCACATTTAACTCTCGCAGGCATTTGAGCGACATACTCCATAAGCACTGCATCTCCTAGCTTTTTACTTTCCTCGCCTGTTAATTTTTCTTCCTGCTTCATCATTTTAAAAAATAAATTCACTTTTTCCTTCGCCTCTTCCATTGTCTTTCCCTTTACCAAGTCAATCAGCATAGCCATAGAAGCCGTTGAAATAGCACATCCGCTTCCAATAAAAGCCGCATCTATTATTACATCATTTTCATCAGTTTTTATTTCCAGCGTCAAGTCATCTCCACAGTTCGGATTATGTCCACGCTCTGCAAACGTCGGATTTTCAATTTCACGATTCAGTTCCTTACGTCTGCTGTATTCCAGTATTGTCTGCTGATATATTTTTTCCAAATTCATATTAAACCTCCTTTTCAATTTTTTCTTTAGTAATTTGTAAAATTTATAAAGTCTTATTAAAAACATTTCTCAATTTTAACTTTTCTTATTTTTCTTCGTTTTTGACAAGGAATCTTGCCTTTTTGCTTCGTAAACACTTTTATTATTCAAATTTCATAATTTTTTATGTCTCTAATTTTTGTACCTTTTTATAATTCAAAAACTTCCTTCACTTTCAGAAGTCCCTCTATTAATTTATCAATGTCTTCTTCATTATTGTAAATACTAAAACTTGCACGGCAGCAAGACGGCACTCCCAAATACTTCATTAACGGCTGTGCGCAATGATGCCCCGAACGAACTGCCACATCATAAGAATCCAGTATAAATGCCACATCGTGAGAATGTACATTTTTTACATTAAAGGCAATAATTCCAGCACTTTCAACATCTTTTGTAAAATATGTTTCCACAAAATCCAATTTTTTCAATTTTTCCAAAGCAATTTCTGTAAGTGAATTTTCAATTTCATTAATTTTTTCATAACTTATTTCTTCAATAAAATTAATTGCTTCTTCCAGAGTTACTGCACCTTCTACATTTTGAGTCCCACCTTCAAACTTATTTGGAAGTGGTGCAAATGTTGATTCCTGCTCCGTTACAAACTCGATCATATCTCCACCGTATAAAAAAGGCGGCATTTTTTCAAGAATATCTTTTTTCCCATACATAACCCCGATTCCCATTGGAGTAAATAATTTATGTCCTGAAAATACAAGAAAATCTGCATCCAGTTCTTGAACATCATGTTTAAAATGTAGCATCGACTGTGCAGCATCTACAAGAATACGTGTGTTTTTATTTTTATTTCGTGCGATTTCAATAATCTCTTTTATTGGCTGAATAACTCCTGTAACATTTACCACAGCAGAAACAGCCACAAGTTTTGTTTTATCTGACAGTTTATTTTTAAAATCTTCAATATCAAACTGCCCATTTTCAGTAAGATAAACAAATTTTATCTTAGCATTTTTCTTTTTAGCAACAAATTGCCAAGGGACAATGTTTGCGTGATGATTTGAAATTCCTAGAATTATCTCGTCGTTTTCGTTTATAAATTCCAGCCCGTAAGAATAGGCGATTAAATTGATTGATTCAGTCGTACTTTTAGTAAAAATCACTTCTTCAGGATATTTTGCATTAATAAACTTCTGTATAGTTTTACGTGCATTTGACATCAAGTTTGAGGCTTCCATAGACAAAGTATGCGAACCACGTCCTGGATTGCCATTATATTTTTCATAATATTCCATAATTTTATCCAGCACTCTTTTTGGCTTTTGTGAAGTTGCCGCTGTATCAAGATAATGATTATTTCTGTTCTTAAATATTGGAAATTCTTTTCTATAATCCATTTTTCCCTCCCTATACAATTTTACCCACAAGCAATACAAAAATTATATCACTTAGTGGGTAATTTTTCAAATTCATATTTTTAATTTTTTAAATTCTTCTTTCCAGTTCTTCAAATAATTTTTCCCTTAACTTTTCATCATCGATGTTATCCATTATTGGACGGAATGAAGATTCTACTATCAATTTTTTTGCTCTTCCTTCAGAAAGTCCACGGCTCATTAAATAAAATAATTTTGATTCATCAACTTTTCCGACAGAAGCGGCATGTTCTCCGATAACATCATCTTCGCTACAGAATAATGTTGGAATAGAGTCAGCCTTTATTTTATCATTTAACAAAATTGCAAATTCTCCTTCACGTCCTTCCGACTTGCTTGAACCTTGCTTAAAGTAAAGGTTTCCACGAAATACCTTTTTAGCTGTATCTTTCACAGCCCCTCTTCCTTGAAGTTCCCCAATCGTTCTACGTCCACGGAAAACTACAGAATATTCCAAGTCCAGCTTTCTATCCTCATCAGCAAGGTATGCAGGCCATACATAAACTTCTGCAGAATCTTCTTCAAGATAAGATTTATGGCTTATTGCATTAATCTTTCCACCTAGTTCAACACTGTAATATTGTGTTTTCCCTTGTCCCAAAGTTTCTATCTTAGATGATTCAAAATTAGAACTGCTTGTATTTAAAGTTTGTATTTTTATAATTTTTACTTCTGCATTTCGTCCTGTAAACACTTTTATAATTCCATTGTGATAAACTGGTGTATTATCTTCTGAATCATAAGTAATTATTACTGTAACTTTTGCAAAATCTTCCACTTCAATAACATTGTAGTCAACTAGGAAATTATTTTCTTTATTTGCACGATAATTTAAGTAAATTGGCTTTTCAACAGTTTTTCTCTCTTTTATTTTCAAATACTTCCCTTCATTATAAAAAGCAAAGTTCTGTTTCTTGAAAAAATCTCCCAATCCATAATCATTATCGTTTTTCAAACTTTCAAGTTCTTGCAGGGAATCATTTATATTTTTTATAACAACTCCATCTTGATTTTCATTTTTAACTTCCAGATTATTAAATTCCTTAAAAGTTTCAGGTTCCTCATATTTATAGCCTACCCTTTTCCAATTAACTTTTTCAAGTCTTTTATATTCTTCAAAAATTTTTAATCTGTAATCACTGTTATCAAGATTTTGTATGCTTGATTTTTCTAACATTTTTACTCCTCTCATTTTTTAAGCAATGTCTTTAAATTATCCAATAGTTCCTTCAAGTTCCAGCTCTATCAATTTATTAAGCTCTACAGCATATTCAAGCGGAAGCTCCTTAGAAATTGGCTCAACAAATCCTCTTACAATCATCGCCTTCGCTTCATCCTCGCTGATACCTCTTGACATAAGGTAAAATATCGCTTCATCACTTATCCTTCCAATTTTTGCCTCATGCCCAATATCCACACTGTCATTGTTAATATCAATTATCGGTATAGTATCTGAACTTGACAGATTATCCAGCATTAGCGATTCACATTC includes:
- a CDS encoding integrase core domain-containing protein, yielding MDEKSTYQTTKFLETLEAELGFKIEKIQSDNGREFTNAENGKKTLFELKLEELGIEYMTTRPYSPWQNGKVERSHRLDSNYYLGKRFRSLEKLRRPVKRYCSRYNNISRKVLNFKSPNEMLKEYRTNN
- a CDS encoding helix-turn-helix domain-containing protein — translated: MNSISEEYRVRQRAVEYAIKYNNNSKAALKYKTSRQQIKRWRDRYDGTVQSLMPKSRRPKSHPNQHTQEEIDLIMKKYRRFSYEGLAQVYTEARKLGYSRSYGTMCKIIRKIRDNKPKKPKRLYKSTKK
- a CDS encoding formate--tetrahydrofolate ligase, with the translated sequence MTDIEIAQNAKLKKIGEIAESIGLTEDDFEPYGKYKAKVSLEVLKRNAEKKDGKLILMTAVTPTPPGEGKSTVTVGLTQALNKFGYKSIAALREPSLGPVFGMKGGAAGGGMSQVVPMEEINLHFTGDIHAISAAHNLISACIDNHIHFGNELDIDVNNITFKRVLDMNDRNLRSVVVGLGPKVNGVPRENSFQITVASEIMAIFCLADSITDLKERIGEIVFAYNRKGEMLKVKQLNIQGAVAALLKDAIKPNLVQTLENTPVFIHGGPFANIAHGCNSLLATKMALKLSDYVVTEAGFAADLGAEKFLDIKARLGNLEPNVIVIVATVRALKHHGGDKDLKSENIKTLTKGLVNLEKHIESMQKYNLPVVVAINKFITDTDAEIQVIKDFCAKMDVEIANCEIWEKGGEGGKELVEKVMNAIEKNEKSDKKYTPLYDLNLSIQEKIEKIAKEIYGADGVNFAPKALNNIKKYVENGYDKLPICISKTQKSLSDNPNLLGRPTGFTITINEVRLSAGAGFLVAMAGEIIDMPGLPRKPAAELIDIDENGVISGLF
- a CDS encoding SufS family cysteine desulfurase, with translation MDYRKEFPIFKNRNNHYLDTAATSQKPKRVLDKIMEYYEKYNGNPGRGSHTLSMEASNLMSNARKTIQKFINAKYPEEVIFTKSTTESINLIAYSYGLEFINENDEIILGISNHHANIVPWQFVAKKKNAKIKFVYLTENGQFDIEDFKNKLSDKTKLVAVSAVVNVTGVIQPIKEIIEIARNKNKNTRILVDAAQSMLHFKHDVQELDADFLVFSGHKLFTPMGIGVMYGKKDILEKMPPFLYGGDMIEFVTEQESTFAPLPNKFEGGTQNVEGAVTLEEAINFIEEISYEKINEIENSLTEIALEKLKKLDFVETYFTKDVESAGIIAFNVKNVHSHDVAFILDSYDVAVRSGHHCAQPLMKYLGVPSCCRASFSIYNNEEDIDKLIEGLLKVKEVFEL
- the sufU gene encoding Fe-S cluster assembly sulfur transfer protein SufU, with the translated sequence MNLEKIYQQTILEYSRRKELNREIENPTFAERGHNPNCGDDLTLEIKTDENDVIIDAAFIGSGCAISTASMAMLIDLVKGKTMEEAKEKVNLFFKMMKQEEKLTGEESKKLGDAVLMEYVAQMPARVKCATLSWHSLKVIVEKNEK
- a CDS encoding PolC-type DNA polymerase III; the protein is MSTKYLKIKPSEDFSRKYEIRNFEIEYVSLFSRKKEMQVFIKVNSFNADSEIQDLKQLLYKNFESEGLKLRMKMDINSELIKKDVVGFIKFAIESYKCESQRYQYIFASYEVESLEDTIFIKLPSHHLIEEAKRVEIKDRLTQRIHDCVDNLIKIEFVNGDFKEIKEKIKAQNELNSIKSSELPQYENSNGNFNNGNSNGNFSNGGFSNNNNNGNNNGNGFRRKKIPDMDAVAFSALDILNDGENVALEGKIFNLDMRETKNGKLMCDFMITDYTNSVSCRIFFNTKKDVQVKLGDWVKVTGTFESDMYTGEKYIRTQKVEAIDSKDVKKEDNAQKKRIELHAHTNMSEMSGVMSIKDYAKRAKEFGHSGIAVTDYGVVHSFPFAFKEANEDFKVIFGMEAYVVDDEQDLITNPKNKMIEDEIYVVFDIETTGFDPFNDKIIEIGAVKMRGREVIGEFSEFVNPEIPIPQKITELTTITDEMVANAEKIETVLPRFLEFCTGTTVVAHNAKFDVGFIKQKTIEQGLEYSPSVIDTLPLARTLLPELRGYGLANLVKYFGITLETHHRAVDDAKATAEVFQKFLNMILSKGILKLIEINTDLQPNIQNSETLNTMILVKNQAGLRDLYELVSRSHIEFFGKKRPRIPKSLLNSMRENLLIASSASASERNRGELVNLYLRGTEKDDIEEKAKFYDYIEIQPVANYTDRVEKRSKEIENYDIIREMNKYFCELGKKLNKIVVATGDAHYLEEREVINRNILLLGSGTMWKTEVAEGVKEYEFFDRKLYFKTTEEMLEEFKYLGEETAQEVVVENTHRISDMIEQVRPIPTGFYPPKIEGAEDEVRKMTYSKLKELYGENIDPDLKERVEKELNSIIQNGFAVLYLIAQKLVHKSVDAGYLVGSRGSVGSSIVAYLMGITEVNGLYPHYRCPKCKHTEFMNEEGSGVDYPDKNCPECGTKYIKDGHAIPFEVFMGFNGDKVPDIDLNFSGEYQGEIHKYTEELFGSDNVFRAGTISTLAEKNAFGYVKKYLEEVEGTPEIKERKAEVMRIAKGCEGARKTTGQHPGGMIVVPKDKSIYDFCPIQRPANDMKATSKTTHFDYHVMDEQLVKLDILGHDDPTTLRILQDLTGVDIYTIPLDDKQVMSLFSGTEALGVTPDEIGSPTGTSGIPEFGTSFVKQMLVDTRPKTFAELVRISGLSHGTDVWLNNAQDYVRSGIATLSQIITVRDDIMNKLIDDGLDKSLAFSIMEFVRKGQPTKNPEKWREFSKTMKEHGVEQWYIDSCEKIKYMFPKGHAVAYVMMAVRIAYFKVHYPIEFYTAFLNRKVGDFKMTTMFRPVEELKRAKMEMDRKGTLNAKEKQELFLYEILIEMHYRKIELEKIDIYKSEAKLFTIQDGKIRMPLIAVDGLGESVAEKVVAERKESSFLSIEDLVKRTKLNKTVVDLMKEYECLKDLSATNQQTLF
- a CDS encoding pyridoxamine 5'-phosphate oxidase family protein, which encodes MGNTKIKMRRRDREIKDNEKIKEIIKACDCCRLGLNDNGKVYIVPLNFGFTEENGNYTFYFHGARTGRKLDIIKENNYAGFELDTNHKIYTKGDKACNYTARFQSVIGNGKVDIIEDSQEKMKALMELMKHNTGKAEWEFDERMLKAVCVFKLVVEEMSCKEHE